In the Choloepus didactylus isolate mChoDid1 chromosome 5, mChoDid1.pri, whole genome shotgun sequence genome, one interval contains:
- the LOC119535407 gene encoding heparan sulfate 2-O-sulfotransferase 1-like, which yields MGLLRIMMSPKLQLLAVVAFAVAMLFLENQIQKLEESRSKLERAIARHEIREIQQRHTMDGPRQDMSLDEEEDMVIIYNRVPKTASTSFTNIAYDLCAKNKHHVLHINTTKNNPVMSLQDQVRFVKNITSWKEMKPGFYHGHVSYLDFAKFGVKKKPIYINVIRDPIERLVSYYYFLRFGDDYRPELRRRKQGDKKERNLILGKPQRRNSPLNRPLQNCSSLTLGKWRMSSMNLH from the coding sequence ATGGGGCTCCTCAGGATTATGATGTCGCCTAAGTTGCAGCTGCTGGCAGTGGTGGCCTTCGCGGTGGCGATGCTCTTCTTGGAGAACCAGATACAGAAATTGGAGGAGTCCCGGTCGAAGCTAGAAAGGGCTATCGCAAGACACGAAATCCGAGAAATTCAGCAGCGACATACAATGGATGGCCCTCGGCAAGATATGTCTTTAGATGAGGAAGAGGACATGGTGATCATTTATAACAGAGTCCCCAAAACTGCGAGCACCTCTTTTACCAATATTGCCTATGACCTGTGTGCAAAGAATAAACACCATGTCCTTCACATCAATACTACCAAAAATAATCCAGTGATGTCACTGCAAGATCAGGTGCGCTTTGTTAAGAATATAACTTCCTGGAAAGAGATGAAACCAGGGTTTTATCATGGACATGTTTCTTATTTGGATTTTGCAAAATTTGGTGTGAAGAAGAAGCCAATTTACATTAATGTCATCAGGGATCCTATTGAGAGGCTAGTTTCTTACTATTACTTTCTGAGATTTGGAGATGATTATAGACCAGAGTTGAGGAGGCGAAAACAAggagacaaaaaggaaagaaatctcaTCTTAGGAAAACCACAGAGAAGAAACTCCCCACTAAACAGACCATTGCAAAACTGCAGCAGTCTGACATTGGGAAAATGGAGAATGAGTTCTATGAATTTGCACTAG